From a single Lineus longissimus chromosome 16, tnLinLong1.2, whole genome shotgun sequence genomic region:
- the LOC135500535 gene encoding Golgi-associated plant pathogenesis-related protein 1-like — protein MDIVQFTSDCLRAHNKCRSEHDSPELNLSEDLGNKAQDWANVLAEKGYPLYSETPGLSENIAILNGTPSGEEVTKIWYSECKNYNFAKRVFQRDSAHFTRMLWKSSTDMGIGIAKLPNKDKYAIVVAYRPAGNINFSGDFGKNVAPPKSLSHEQHEA, from the exons ATATCGTCCAGTTTACGTCCGATTGTCTGCGGGCGCACAACAAGTGTCGTTCGGAGCACGATAGCCCAGAGTTGAACCTCTCGGAGGATTTAGGCAACAAGGCACAGGATTGGGCCAATGTTCTCGCGGAAAAAGGATACCCGCTTTACAGCGAAACACCCG GTCTAAGTGAAAACATTGCCATCTTAAACGGCACCCCGTCTGGTGAGGAGGTGACGAAGATATGGTATAGCGAATGCAAGAATTATAATTTTGCCAAGCGAGTATTTCAAAGAG ATTCTGCCCATTTTACACGGATGTTATGGAAAAGCAGCACAGACATGGGAATCGGCATAGCCAAACTTCCAAACAAGGACAAATACGCCATAGTTGTCGCATATAGACCAGCGGGAAATATCAACTTCTCCGGAGACTTCGGGAAAAATGTCGCACCACCAAAGAGTCTGTCGCATGAACAGCATGAAGCGTAG